The sequence below is a genomic window from Glycine max cultivar Williams 82 chromosome 20, Glycine_max_v4.0, whole genome shotgun sequence.
TTTTCCAGGTgtcaaaaaaccttatacagaTCTTGGTGCCCCCACCTTATTTTGCTTCCTGGCTTCACTCCTTTTTACTTCATAGGACCCATTGCTACAGATTCAATCTTTGATTGATTGACAGCTGTTAGCTTTGTCTGTACGGTTATGCTCCTTTTTGTTGTTGGAAGCTAATAAGATGAAGAAAACTGTTTCAAAGGCTTGTTATTGGTAACGTTATGTTtcataagaaattttatttaatttttagtttttttattagttaaaaaatttatttgtgtattacataaacatttttttaataatttttattatttttaaaatgctatttaaaatagtattttttaaaatactaattttttatttttttatattttttttacttttatctttaatatatttattttttaaaataaattataattttattatttttctatcattttatattttaattatttaaaaaattaattttatccaataCTTCTGTTTGAATAAGATAGTCTTTTAACTTCTGactatcttttaattaattttgtccaatatagcttaatttttttttgaagtttttcttttttgttaattgttatatTATACTACATAGTAACATAACAGTGGTTCAAGTCTTTGAAGCTTTCAAGTCAAGGCAATTTCCACCCAAGTTCGTCGGTGTGCGTGGGTGTGTACCTTGTTCAAACTTTGGGGGTGAGGAGACCCACCATTGGGGTTTTGGTGGGGTTTCTTTGAACCAAAAGAAAACCCCATCTTTAAAAGGTGTTTGAAGATTCCAAATTTGCTTCAGTTTGGGTTAAGTAGTGAGGTTTCTTCTTATAAGCTATTGCCTTTCCGCAATTGGCTTCTCCACTGACTCAATTCTATAGTCtagcttctctctctttcttatcACATATGCCAAATCCAATTTTGACCCGCAATAGACTTTCAATATTCTAATGCTACTTTACTTCATCACTTGCATCTCCTTCTTCTTGTTTTTAAAGTCCCTCCTTCTCAAGCCTCTCCCATCATGGGCATCTGAGATGTGGCTGTTTCCCCTTTTGTTTTCTCAAGAGTTTTCTATGAGCACAATCTCCAAGCTGTTCAGGAACCGGTTTTGGATTGGTTTTCTGTGTCAAAttcccataggaatgtctctgGTGAGGAAGAGTCTGACTTCAAGAGTGGAGAATGTTGAGGAAAGCCTTGACATGTCAGTGTTGGACTTGCCTGAGTTGGCCTTGGATTGCATTCTTGAGAGGCTTCCCCCCTCTTCGCTGTGTCGAATCGCCGCCGTGTGCCGCACCTTGAGGGAGAGGTGTGTGAGTGATCACCTTTGGGAGAAGCACATGAGGAAGAAGTGGGGTAGAGTTATTGGCCCTGCTGCTTATAGGGAGTGGAAATGGCATGTTGCTTCCAAAAGGAATGTTGGGGGTCTTAAACATGGCAGGCAAAAGGGTTTGATGAGATTTATGTCTCTTCATTGGCCTTTCCAATGGATTAGACCAAAGGTTGATGCAAATTATAATAACCCAAAGCTGAGGAGCTCTCTGCCTGTTGACTCAGTCATGAACTGGTATCTTGCTCTTGAGTCTGGCAATTTTTGGTTCCCTGCTCAAGTCTATAACCGTGAGGTATGTGATATGTATAAACAAACCCTTTTGTTGTACTTttctattgaaaaaatatatatataccttgcTAGCTACAAATATAAAACCAGTTTGCTTGAATTTCAATGGGAAACAGTGGGTTGTGTTTTCTCACAAAGTTGCATTTTTGCTGTTGGTGGTGTAGAATGGTCATGTTGGATTCATGCTATCTTGCTATGATGCTGAACTTAGCTATGATCCGCGAACTGATACCTTTCAAGCCAGGTAATTGGCATGATTGTAGGTGCTCATATAGTCTATCTATTcatatattaacattggttatgtAGTCTTTTAGAGATTATACTAGCAAGTTTTAAGAGTTTTTAAGGAAAGCATAGGaggaaaatataatgaaatgaaGTTTAAATCTGATGACCTAATTATTGATTTGTTGCCTATTACAGATATCCTCCACATGGAAGAAGGGCAGATGCTAGAGAGTGTGGCATCCCATGGGAAAGGCTAAGAGCACCTCCTATTGATACTTCTCCGCATGATCTTCATGTCTCCGACTGTTTAAATGATTTGTATCCGGGTGATCACATAGAGATTCAATGGAGGAGAAACAAAGAATTTCCTTATGGTTTATTCCTTTCTCCAACATCttgctttaattaattaattaattaatttatttattttcattaatcctACTAATTTAATTACTTTGGCTGGGAAAAGGTCTACCCTAGGAGCCATTTAAGTTTTACCAAACATAGAAGAGAATGACTACATACTGCAGGACCATGTCTATACTAACAGAGCCAATAAAAGGGGCAGTTGGGTCTACTTTGAGTCTTTGATATAAAAATGATtaccttttttcttaattattcatttCCTTTATACCCATGTGATGAGATTTTGATAATTGAGAACTCATTTTTGAATAATATTGACATTTTCTAAGCTGTTCCCTTAATCTTTTATACcttgattaattttatatacttCATATTAGAAGTATCAAGTATATGATTGGAAATATATTAAGCTAAAATGAATTGTTGCATGACGAGGTGCACCTTTATGGCAGGTTGGTGGTATGGTGTTGTAGGCCACTTGGAGTCATGCAATGGGAGTGAAAATTATTGCCGATGTCATAGTAGTGGTGAGTTAATTTGAACTTcgttttgaatgatttttatcatcaatcatttctttttcttggttataatttttatcattaattcagTCAATCATCTTTTCTTGCCTTCTAGCAAAATAGGATTGTATTCTGCCTCCGAGTATATATGATTGATTGTCTAGTGGATCAGTGAAAGGACAAATCTTCGggatttgttgaaaaaaatggtTGTGGGATTCatatgaattttgttttcttagatATAACTTAATATAGCTATAGTtataaggcttaaatatgtttagttTGTCAAATTTGGGGTCTGTTATTTTTAGTCctccaaattaaatttatatttttcgaTCCCTCGAATTcgcaaaatactttttttagtcCTTCCTGACTTTTGGTGATTTGGATGGAAAATTTATGGCAGTTTTTGACCGCAGGAGGGACTATAAAAACATTTCTTGAATGTGAAGGACTAAAAGATGTAAATTCTAATTTGGGGACTAAAAAAGACATATCCCTCATTTGAGgtactaaaaacatatttgagcCTAATTATAAAGATACAGAATGGAGGCTAAAGAAAGCTGATGCTTAGAAATTTTTAAGACAGAAATTAAGTAAAGCTTAAAATATGCTGGTTTAttgatttaatatattaattttttataatcaacaattattattattagtagtattagtattattattatcattgtgAAGGTTATAATCTGAAAAAAATTGACATGCATGTGTAGTTAGTTTGCTTTGACAGACCAGCCAGACCACAGGTTTGGCTGGTTCTCTCTCTGGATTCTAATATATCTAAACATGGACCACCTGATATGCTATTTGACTGGTCCCCTAGACATTTCATGGTCAGTATGTCATCAGTTCCACCAACACGTTGATAATTTATGTCTCAGTGGGTACATTTATGGCCAACTATGCTAAAGAACTCGATCCCTTTGTAGGCTGTTTCAACTCTAGTAGGAATCCTTTTTCTTTGTGGGACTAACATCATTATTATAAGCTTCCaaacacttctttttttttattccctgATCTTGTTAATTGTAGATAGAATGATCCATGACATCCTTCTAAGGTATCCTTGTGACATTTTATTTCACATTCCCTTCATCACAATAACAATAACCACAAAAGTAggaatagtaataaaaaatggaactaatttaaaattatgcttCAGCTGTGAAGCCCCAATAATCCAAATGGTCAATGTACCGGTGTCGGACACCGATACATATCCAGGAAGTatcggaattttttttttataaaaataatggatACAACTTGGATACGACTAGGACACGGCTTAGGTTGGGGGACATGGCTCAAGCCGTAGTGAGATACGGCTCGTGtcattttctgaattttttttttatttttaattttaatagttttaaattgaagttttgaaattaaaaaaaaaaaatgcttaaaggATAGGGATTATGGAAAACCACTACTTCAGTCAGAAGTATGCATATttgcatacatatataattttttattagcgtATCAAAGATGGATTGTatccttaatttaaaaaaatttgctgTATCGCTGTATTCGTGTCGTGTCATACCCTTGTCTTATTCCATATCTAGGCTTCATAGTGCTTCAGTAATGAAAAATTCGTGCTTATAAATATGGGGTTAGTTGCCTTGTGTTGATAAGGGATATTTTGCTTGCCGTGAACTTTGAAATGAAATCCAACAAACTTGTGTtcttagttaaaatttaattcttttaagtcTTTCACTTATTGTCAATGAATCATTATTGGATGAAAACTTCAAATTTATAAAGGCTGGCTGCAAACGTAAAACCTGGTAGCTCTAATAAACTACTAAAGATGTTGAAGGACTGGTCAGTTTCCACTACTGCAAGTGTCAAGGCATTgccatttttatattatatcctATCCCAGACTACTAAAATGAACTGTTTTCTTGAGATTCAAACAAAGCTTATTCAATGCTAAATGTGTTGCTTGCAGACACTGTGGTGCTAGAGTTCAATCATTACACTCCTGGCTCACGATGGAGGCTGACCACTGTCAGTAGGAAAGATCATAGGGAGGAGGGGAACGAGGCTGATGGATTTTATGGCGGAATAAGAAAGATTACCAGCGAGGCTGAGATTGCCACTTGGAAATGCCTTTGGCCATCTGAAGTCTTGGATTAGTAGGCACTAGCACTGGATCTGATCAAATTCTCTACAACTTAGCATGATTTCAATATAGAAGCTTTGTTTCAGAAACTGAAGCATTGACTGGTTCTGGATTATACATGGCAATATACAACCTGAAGTGGACTTCAGTTCAGATATTTAGGCCAACCcgattttcttctcttttttgtcacattttttcatgaaaaaatttATGCATATTCATGTGGTTTCCCTCATTGTAAATTGTTCATTTAAGCACAAATGTAGAATATTCATTCCACTATATATAGAACCTAGCTGATGATCAAATTAGTAGCTTTGAACTCACATAGCAATACAGCTTCCATCTCAATGAATGAAAATGCAGTTCAGGCATTATTTATCTGCAAACAGTTCATTAACTATATGCATCTAGGATGCTCAGtgccattttatattttagccATTTTTTGTTATTCAATGTTAACCATAATCGGCTATTCGCTATGTCGGGTAATTGtttgttgttttaaaaaaaatttgagaagacAATAATGGATTATAAAGTAGATGTGCTAACTTCAAATGGAAAGCTGTATGTCTTAAAAAGTTGATAAGGCTATTAAACGAGAGCTGTTATGTTACTGTGATATTAAAAAGTTGATAAGGCTATTAAAAAGTTGATGTGCTAACTTCAAATGGATTACAGTCATATACATCCAAGAGTTGTCCTTTGGTCCAACAGAAGAAATAAATTGGTTTTCCTATGCACATTTCAAAAGGTACTTACTGGAGAAACCAATTTCTTAATTCATTGGTATAATGAGCTTACAATCAGAAAGGTCAAGTattgttttaagttttaacccAAACGAAAAACTAGAGGCAAGAATGAATTTTACTATCTTCATCATAGAGTCAACTGATTCTATCATGACATGGTCAAAGCAGAGAAAGAGCCTTGGCTTGTAACATCTCAAAGTCTTTTTGGTTATATCACCAGTGCTCTGGGTTTCAGGCCAGGTTTCCTCAAGAATGCTGGCTTCTTCAGTGCTACTAACTTATGTTTAGCATTTGCTGCCTAGAGACTTCATTATCTACTCTCACTACCTTtccttgtatatatataaaaaaaactctttcaAGCCCATCTTAGTGTCTATCCATAGCAAGTTGGAGTTAAGCTTCGGGAATTTCTAGGGGCACCTAGCATTTTTGTTGGGACACCCAGCAAAATAGTGAAAGGACGAAAATGTCCTTCACTTTTTCACGGATCGACGATCTATATGATTCATACGGATTAACGATCTATATACTCATACGGAGTATGAGTTTCTTTTAACTCATACGGATCAACAATccgtatgagttttttttttttttttttttttttacggattGCCAATCCATAGGTCcatacggattgccaatccAAATTGAGCTTACGGATTCCCAATCCGTACGTGGCTCATaggatctttttttattttttttaaaaatataatttacgagttaatttaaaattaatagtcCAAACAGGACTCGAACTTGTGTCTCTTACATTATTGATCGAACACTCAAAACTGAGCTAATAaatccgtaaaaaaaaaaaactcatacagattgttgatccgtatgagttaataaaaaaaaatctctgatTCGTATGCTGAAAAAGTGAAGGACATTTTTGTCCTTTCACTGTTTTATTGGGTGTCCCAACAAAAATATTGGGTGCCCCTAGAAATTCGCTTAAACTTCCCCTACCTTTATATTTTGTTCCCCTAGTCCATTGCATTACAAAAACTCCATTCccaatgtaattttacattaatgAATAGGCTTTTCATAATACAATTGGTGTAAGAAGCAAAATATGGAAGCGCAAGAAGCAACAGTCAGCAAGTTGGGAAGATAAGGTTCCCTTGAGCACAAAGGACTCTTCATTGGCCACTCTTACCTTTTTTGGGCAATTCAATCCTTTGGGTTGACATAGTCTGATTGTCAGAACCTCTTGGTGCGTTCTTCAGTGGTTCTCTTAGCAGTTTGCAGTTTACAGTTTACATGTTAGTGTATCACTGATTTGATATATAGCAATATACCTATGTGACTCTGTCCCTTCATCTGGCTTTGGTCTTTACCCTTTggctctgtttttttttttttttttctgttgacacttgaaaattattttgaatagcCGAAATAATAAAGCTAAAGATAAATTCGTTACCTAATTGAGAGgataatatatgtataaattaattttgaactatGAAGCTTTATCACTAGGTAGATTTCGTTATCAGAGAAAAATATAGGATCAACGATAAGTTCGCTAAGGTCCAAAAAATTCCTTGAAGATGAGTGTAACGGAAAATCCCTTGAAGAAATGAAACAGTTTTCAAAGACAGAGATGGTGAAGATGAGTGTAACTGAAAATCCCTTGAAGATAGGAGCAAAATTCAGAGATGACAAAATGCGGATGAGAATAGCTTTAGCCGAAACCTCTGGAAAATGGTTGAAATTAAGAATGGAACAGTTAGTTAGTGGCCTAACGTGGTCTAGCACGATCAGAAGCAGTTATTTCCACATTGTTTGTATAAATAGGTGATTGATAAACGTTAGGACCCACACAATCCAATCATGTCAATACAATTATATCTTTTTcagtcattcattttttttttaaattcatttatcttttatgtCCCAATCATCTCCAAATTCGATTGCAAATCACTTTTAACTAAGAGCTTTTTGAAAGTAACTTGGGAAGTTGAAAGACAAATTTCCCCTTTCAATCTACAAATCACTTGATtaacaattcaaatttaatgGTGTTGGAACTAACATTAGCCGAAGTCATTTAGGCTAGCTTTGTTTATTCACATGACAACAATTTCATTTGTGATTTCTTTATAACAAAATAGCATTAAGGACAAAGCATATAATTTATCTCTTGATGCTCTTCCTTGAGCTTTTCCTCAGAATATGTACCAAGCATGATAACTTCTTAGTTGAGTAATCAAGCATCCAAGCATGATGATGACTACGTAATAAAATAGAAGACTGATGTTTCTGCTTTAAAGATAAAACAATACATAAATGTTGTTGCTTTTGTGAAATATGTTGCATTCCATTATCTCAATAAGATgttagaaaaatagaagaggAGACTAAAGAGAATAATGAAGATTCTCTTCATTTGGCACATTTGACTACATGATTTGGTGCTATGTTTATAATTGAGCAATCCATAGGAATTACATAATTCTTCAATTAAAACACTAAATGGGTATAATGTCATAACCCTTCCAATACATACTggatacaaaaaaataatgtccCTTAATTCTTATTAACTCACATCCATTCATCTTCTAATAGTAACTCACAatcctttattttcttattactattattatttctaaCATTCCCCTTAATTAGTAAATTCTGCTCAATTTTTCTGCAACTTGATTATGTGTCTTCACATAAACCAACTCCACTTATTTCTTGGCAATGCATTCTCTAATGAAATGATACTTAATGTCTATGTGCTTACTTCGTTCATGAAACACCAGATTCTTAGCaaaaccttcttctcttcccttTTGATGGCAAAACCCGTTATTTGTTCAGCATAGACATCTTTCTCAAGATAGCCATTTAAAAAGGCCAATTTGACATAAAGTTGGAAAATTCTCCACCCCATTTGAGCCACTAAAGAGATAAGAAGATGAATTGTCTTCAAACGAGCAATTGATGCAAATACTTGCTCCTAATCAACTCCATATTGTTACTTGTAGCCTTTAGCAACAAGCCTTGTTTTGTATCTTTCCACCTCTCCTTTGACATTCTTCTTAATCTTGAACACCCATTTGACTCCAATTGCTTCATGACCTTTAGGAAGTTTTCATAATCCTAAGTGTCATTATTGGCATTAGTTTCTTTCTCCATGGCTTGTCTCTACCTTTTGTCTTCCATATCTTCTTCAAAGGTTAAAGGCTCACTGTcaacaaaaagacaaaacaaatcatttataatttcaGTTTCATCATATATGTCTTGAAGACTTCTCATTTTCCTTGATCTTTCACTTGAACTTCCTTTGAAAGATGATGCTTCATGAATTAAATGAGTTGTGAAGGAGGTGGAGTAGAAAACTCATCTGGTGCTGCaaaattttcatcattttttcaaaataaggaaggaaaatgtagaagcaaataaaacaaaaagggtggttgaattgtgtttttagaaaataaaaagttttcttAAGACTATGAAACAAATTTATCGTCTGATGACTATAAGAGATTAGACGacgaaaaaaaagttttctttaaaaaatctaaaGACAAATTCAAATCCCTTTGTCAGATATACAAGAAAGCACACAAagaatttatattggtttgtCTCAACCACAAGGCTACATGCAATTGTAGATAAAGGAATGAAGTTCTATTTCTTGCTTGTCCAAGATATCAGACAAGGTCCAATATGGTGGCATCCTCTGCTCGTGCTCTTTCTTTCCACTATGTCTTCTGCATAGCTTGCATTGTAGTATCCTACTAACATGAAATCTTGATTCTTATTATAAAACAAGCATTGGTTAATGGTACCTACTAGATATCATAAGATTCTTTTTACAACTTTTAGATGTGATTCTCGAGGATTAAACTAAAATCTAGCACATCGACATACACTATGCATAATATCAAGTCTACTTGAGGTTAAATACAAAAGAGATCTAATCATACATCTATAGATCATCTGATCTATTGGTTTACCTGATTCGTCTTtgctcaaaggattggaaacaTACATAGGACTTTTCATAGGCTTAACATCTTCCATTTTAAACTTCTTCAAAAGTTCCTTAGTGTATTTATGTTGGTGGATGTAAATTCCTTTGCTATCTTGCTTGATCTGAAGCCcccaaaaagaaattaagttcttAAACTCACTCTTCAAAAGATTAGAGAAgtccttgcacaaagattcattagtagctCCGAAGataatatcatcaatatataTCTGAGCTATAATGAAATACTTGCCAACTTCTTTTCTGAAGAGAGTTGTATCTACTTTGCCTCTCATAAAGCCATTTTGTATGAGAAAAGAGCTCAGTCTTTCATACCAAGCACGCAATGCCTGTTTCAGACCATACAAAGCCtttttcatttgaaaacatGGTCTAGAAGTCTATGATATTCAAAGCTAGGAGGTTTTCTAAAATATACTTCCTCTCCAATAAAGCCATTTAAAAgaacacttttaacatccatttgaaaaaACTTAATGTTTTTATGAGCAACAAAGACAAG
It includes:
- the LOC100808797 gene encoding F-box protein At2g26850 codes for the protein MLLYFITCISFFLFLKSLLLKPLPSWASEMWLFPLLFSQEFSMSTISKLFRNRFWIGFLCQIPIGMSLVRKSLTSRVENVEESLDMSVLDLPELALDCILERLPPSSLCRIAAVCRTLRERCVSDHLWEKHMRKKWGRVIGPAAYREWKWHVASKRNVGGLKHGRQKGLMRFMSLHWPFQWIRPKVDANYNNPKLRSSLPVDSVMNWYLALESGNFWFPAQVYNRENGHVGFMLSCYDAELSYDPRTDTFQARYPPHGRRADARECGIPWERLRAPPIDTSPHDLHVSDCLNDLYPGDHIEIQWRRNKEFPYGWWYGVVGHLESCNGSENYCRCHSSDTVVLEFNHYTPGSRWRLTTVSRKDHREEGNEADGFYGGIRKITSEAEIATWKCLWPSEVLD